One region of Carbonactinospora thermoautotrophica genomic DNA includes:
- a CDS encoding ATP-binding protein, producing MGDRRSDHGRKPRYRRFFARLRSRWVLSMLLGLAAAGAQVAGIASGWNEVPVEARSAMIVLAAVLTAMMSMLPGLINSVPNGTRAEAPTGPVPRQLPPVIRHFTGREQTITDMRAYLEHTRELGTFVPMIVINGKGGVGKTALAVRFAHLIAADYPDGRLYVNLRGQEEGKRDDPVAVLGRFLGALGVDVNAIAVEDLDDLSDLYQERLAGRRVLVVLDNAWDEAQVRPLLPRHPDCAVVITSRRPLAGLVDAHRVPLDVIPPDEAVELLGKVAGAERVAKEPDAAQEIARLCGYLPLALCIAGARLQARPHWTLAHLADRLRDERSVLRELEVGEQAVRASVHLSYEGLGRREQRAFRLLGLVQAGSFGAWVLAALVDSDLAEAELLIEELVDAQLVEVYGTDATGMTRYRLHDLIRAYAQELVQQASNRERDNAVKRLAGAYLTMAEHARRAIEPEYVEPGTAQRWRPGDRSLAALVQRQPRAWYIAECPGLARVIEQAYEHGLWELCWEIGSLLCTNFESLRGYWAAWQRTFDLALNAARRVNNRYGQAVLLHARGAWFRDQDRFAEAGGQFRQALGLYRGLGYRKGEAETLTSIGDSLRAQGRYVEGEEIIRQALGLFRELGDRAGEGRALRHLGGIHRSLHRLKEAEADLRQALDIARELGDRSEEARTLRSLGGVCILQHRFADADEMLEQAVWLLEELGDQSWRARTLYTLARLRLEQGQLAEADELLGEALATFEEFHNRQWAARVQRVLADLRRRQGRLDEARLLIEEALDTFKALELRLWYAHGLRALARVDRERREYASAAEHLRMAIHEFEQHGDDWTKADAQRLLGGILRAQKRYAEARELLDAALATFREFEDGWRELKTLRERAMVRRAMGDRAGAKEDRRRARELAAALA from the coding sequence GTGGGCGATCGGCGCAGCGATCACGGGCGGAAGCCCCGCTACCGGCGGTTCTTCGCGCGGCTGCGCAGCCGGTGGGTGCTCAGCATGCTGCTGGGCCTGGCGGCGGCGGGCGCGCAGGTGGCGGGCATCGCCTCGGGCTGGAACGAGGTCCCCGTCGAGGCCCGCAGCGCGATGATCGTGCTGGCCGCGGTGCTCACCGCCATGATGTCGATGCTGCCCGGTCTGATCAACTCCGTGCCGAACGGGACTCGGGCGGAGGCGCCCACCGGCCCGGTGCCCCGGCAGTTACCCCCGGTGATCCGGCACTTCACCGGGCGCGAGCAAACGATCACCGACATGCGGGCGTACCTGGAGCACACCCGCGAGCTGGGCACGTTCGTGCCGATGATCGTGATCAACGGCAAGGGCGGGGTGGGCAAGACCGCGCTCGCGGTCCGGTTCGCGCACCTGATCGCCGCCGACTACCCGGACGGCCGGCTCTACGTCAACCTGCGCGGCCAGGAGGAGGGCAAGCGGGATGACCCGGTGGCCGTGCTGGGCCGGTTCCTGGGCGCGCTCGGCGTGGACGTCAACGCGATCGCGGTCGAGGACCTGGACGACCTGAGCGACCTGTACCAGGAGCGCCTCGCCGGCCGCCGCGTCCTGGTCGTCTTGGACAACGCCTGGGACGAGGCCCAGGTGCGCCCGCTGCTGCCGCGACACCCGGACTGTGCGGTCGTCATCACCAGCCGCCGCCCGCTGGCCGGGCTGGTCGACGCGCACCGCGTGCCGCTGGACGTGATCCCGCCCGACGAGGCGGTCGAGCTGCTGGGCAAGGTAGCGGGCGCGGAGCGCGTCGCCAAGGAGCCCGACGCCGCCCAGGAGATCGCACGCCTGTGCGGGTACCTGCCGCTGGCGCTCTGCATCGCCGGCGCCAGGCTCCAGGCCCGGCCGCACTGGACGCTCGCTCACCTCGCGGACCGGCTCCGGGACGAGCGCAGCGTCCTGCGGGAGCTGGAGGTCGGCGAGCAGGCGGTCCGGGCCAGCGTGCACTTGAGCTACGAGGGGCTGGGCAGGCGCGAGCAGCGCGCGTTCCGGCTGCTGGGGCTGGTGCAGGCCGGCTCGTTCGGCGCCTGGGTGCTCGCCGCGCTGGTCGACTCCGATCTCGCCGAGGCCGAGCTGCTCATCGAGGAGCTGGTCGACGCGCAGCTCGTGGAGGTGTACGGGACGGACGCGACCGGCATGACCCGGTACCGGCTCCACGACCTGATCCGCGCGTACGCCCAGGAGCTGGTGCAGCAGGCCTCCAACCGGGAGCGCGACAACGCGGTCAAGCGGCTGGCCGGCGCGTACCTGACCATGGCCGAGCACGCCAGGCGGGCCATCGAGCCCGAGTATGTCGAACCGGGCACCGCGCAGCGCTGGCGACCCGGCGACCGGTCGCTGGCCGCGCTCGTCCAGCGCCAGCCGCGGGCCTGGTACATCGCCGAGTGCCCGGGCCTGGCGCGGGTGATCGAGCAGGCGTACGAGCACGGCCTGTGGGAGCTGTGCTGGGAGATCGGCAGCCTGCTCTGCACGAACTTCGAGAGCCTGCGCGGGTACTGGGCGGCCTGGCAGCGCACCTTCGACCTGGCGCTCAACGCGGCCCGCCGGGTGAACAACCGGTACGGGCAGGCGGTCCTGCTCCACGCGCGCGGGGCCTGGTTTCGGGACCAGGACCGGTTCGCTGAGGCGGGTGGGCAGTTCCGGCAGGCGCTCGGGCTCTACCGGGGGCTGGGCTACCGCAAGGGCGAGGCCGAGACGCTGACCAGCATCGGGGATTCCCTGCGCGCGCAGGGCCGGTACGTGGAAGGCGAGGAGATCATCCGGCAGGCGTTGGGGCTGTTCCGCGAGCTGGGCGACCGGGCCGGCGAGGGCCGCGCGCTACGCCACCTGGGCGGCATCCACCGGTCGCTGCACCGGCTCAAGGAGGCCGAGGCCGATCTGCGCCAGGCTCTCGACATCGCCCGTGAGCTGGGTGATCGGAGCGAGGAGGCCCGCACGCTGCGCAGCCTGGGCGGCGTGTGCATCCTGCAGCACCGGTTCGCTGACGCGGACGAGATGCTGGAGCAGGCCGTCTGGCTCCTGGAGGAGCTGGGCGACCAGTCCTGGCGGGCGCGCACCTTGTACACCCTGGCACGGCTGCGCCTGGAGCAGGGCCAGCTCGCCGAGGCCGACGAGCTCCTGGGCGAGGCGCTGGCCACGTTCGAGGAGTTCCACAACCGCCAGTGGGCGGCCCGGGTCCAGCGCGTCCTGGCCGACCTGCGCCGCAGGCAGGGCCGCCTGGACGAGGCACGGCTGCTGATCGAGGAGGCGCTGGACACGTTCAAGGCGCTGGAGCTGCGCCTGTGGTACGCGCACGGGCTGCGCGCCCTGGCCCGCGTCGACCGGGAGCGGCGCGAGTACGCCAGCGCGGCCGAGCACCTGCGGATGGCCATCCATGAGTTCGAGCAGCACGGCGACGACTGGACCAAGGCGGACGCGCAGCGGCTGCTCGGCGGCATACTACGCGCCCAGAAGCGGTACGCCGAGGCGCGCGAGCTGCTGGACGCGGCGCTGGCGACGTTCCGGGAGTTCGAGGACGGCTGGCGCGAGCTGAAGACGTTGCGGGAGCGGGCCATGGTGCGGCGCGCCATGGGCGACCGGGCCGGGGCCAAGGAGGACCGGCGCCGGGCCCGGGAGCTGGCCGCCGCGCTCGCCTGA